In Candidatus Stygibacter australis, a genomic segment contains:
- a CDS encoding CRTAC1 family protein: MMKKSTIFFIVLILITGVCQGMSLHKPVPPEIRYQKWKNDFENAGRDSVTVSFRIQSEARKILKKSEEPDERYYAILGLQLAEADTSETNPLMQEIIRNFPASKACFEFAQTEFYDLIYPVWNDDHEKIIIIEELLLKYPSTPWRRTMYQYLCYSLANVGDSEMLKQYLQDWREAFPWDYLPWYVSAANYQLMEEESASSLQFAQKAYQLSLSAIKPQFFPEQEWLLEKRSAKILAAYSLSNIYIEYQNYTIADSILTDAIENNQLGIDDETTTCRLHYALAKSYADRNLNDKAVIQCCEALNEGDSRNRYSPMADSLLLNLTENKSTLQTSRKQTQYQDVTFTDATAKMGLENVSGNRIAWGDFNNDGWEDFLLSGSRLFQNQKGKKFIDVTKDVFAEKVTFGGALWGDVDNDGDLDIITKDPENIWINTDQHFYRFQRPSDFVDNEVSSEGMAVADLNQDGYLDIYLANYEGNNEFFTDQLFYGFGNGSFNETTYKAGAIAAKDKALAGRGVNIGDFNNDRLPDIFVSNYRLNPNLMFVNQGNGTFKEKAEYLGIAGEEIEDWWGHTIGSEWGDIDNDGDFDLITCNLAHPRYIDFSNKTKLYINSGYPDFTFQDIRADAGIRYEETNSEPAFGDLDNDGYLDLYITDVYEGRRSFLYMSNGDYTFRDVTWFSGTRHFNGWGVAYCDYDKDGDLDMLVAGGNIQLFRNDTKNENNWLQIGIQPERGKNIIGTRITISGRDLILTREIQGGKGTTNQHSLIQHFGLGNRKSGLTLTVEFPSGRIMETIIKDINCRYTIKEGK, translated from the coding sequence ATGATGAAAAAAAGTACAATTTTCTTTATTGTCCTGATTCTTATTACTGGCGTGTGCCAGGGAATGTCTTTGCATAAACCGGTTCCACCGGAAATCAGATACCAGAAATGGAAAAATGACTTTGAAAATGCGGGTAGAGACAGCGTAACGGTTAGCTTTCGGATTCAATCTGAAGCCAGAAAAATTCTCAAAAAAAGTGAAGAACCAGATGAAAGATATTATGCCATTCTGGGCTTACAACTGGCAGAAGCTGATACCAGTGAAACCAATCCACTTATGCAGGAGATAATCAGGAATTTTCCGGCATCCAAAGCCTGCTTTGAGTTTGCCCAGACAGAGTTTTACGATCTTATCTATCCCGTCTGGAACGATGATCATGAAAAGATCATTATCATAGAAGAATTGCTGCTGAAATATCCTTCTACTCCCTGGAGAAGAACAATGTATCAATATCTCTGCTATTCTCTGGCAAATGTGGGAGATTCCGAGATGCTTAAGCAATATCTGCAGGACTGGCGTGAAGCTTTCCCCTGGGATTACCTGCCCTGGTATGTTTCTGCTGCTAATTATCAATTGATGGAAGAAGAATCAGCTTCCTCACTGCAATTTGCCCAAAAGGCATATCAGCTAAGCCTTTCAGCTATTAAACCGCAATTCTTCCCCGAACAGGAATGGCTGCTCGAAAAAAGATCAGCTAAAATCCTCGCTGCCTACTCTCTGAGTAATATTTATATAGAATACCAAAACTACACTATTGCAGATTCCATATTAACTGATGCAATTGAGAATAACCAGCTCGGTATTGATGATGAAACTACCACTTGCAGGCTTCATTATGCTCTGGCTAAGTCGTATGCTGACCGAAACCTGAATGACAAGGCTGTAATTCAATGCTGTGAAGCTCTTAATGAGGGTGACAGCAGAAACAGGTACTCACCCATGGCAGATAGTCTTCTATTAAACCTTACCGAAAATAAATCTACTTTGCAAACAAGCAGAAAACAAACCCAATACCAGGATGTTACATTTACTGATGCCACTGCAAAAATGGGATTAGAGAATGTTAGTGGAAACCGCATTGCCTGGGGTGACTTTAATAATGACGGCTGGGAAGATTTTCTTTTAAGCGGCAGCAGACTTTTCCAGAACCAGAAAGGCAAAAAATTCATCGATGTAACTAAGGACGTATTTGCTGAGAAAGTTACTTTTGGTGGAGCTCTCTGGGGTGATGTGGATAATGATGGTGATCTGGATATCATCACCAAAGATCCTGAGAATATCTGGATCAATACTGATCAGCATTTTTACCGTTTTCAACGTCCTTCAGATTTCGTTGATAATGAAGTATCTTCCGAAGGTATGGCTGTTGCTGATCTCAATCAGGATGGATACCTTGATATATATTTGGCGAATTATGAAGGTAATAACGAATTTTTCACTGACCAGCTATTCTACGGGTTCGGAAATGGCAGTTTCAATGAGACCACTTATAAAGCAGGAGCCATCGCAGCAAAAGATAAAGCCCTGGCAGGCAGGGGAGTAAATATTGGAGATTTCAATAATGATCGTCTTCCTGATATTTTTGTCAGTAACTATCGCTTGAATCCTAATCTGATGTTCGTTAATCAGGGAAATGGTACTTTCAAGGAAAAAGCTGAATATTTAGGTATTGCCGGTGAAGAAATTGAAGACTGGTGGGGTCATACGATCGGCAGCGAATGGGGTGATATAGATAATGACGGTGATTTTGATCTGATCACCTGCAACCTGGCCCATCCTCGTTATATTGACTTCTCTAATAAAACTAAGCTCTATATCAATAGTGGTTATCCGGATTTTACTTTCCAGGATATCAGGGCTGATGCCGGGATCAGATATGAAGAAACTAACTCAGAGCCTGCCTTTGGTGATCTGGATAATGACGGATACCTTGACCTTTATATCACTGACGTATATGAAGGACGTCGTTCATTTCTTTATATGAGTAATGGTGATTATACTTTCCGCGATGTAACCTGGTTTTCAGGTACCCGCCACTTTAATGGCTGGGGAGTTGCATATTGTGATTATGACAAAGATGGCGATCTTGATATGCTGGTTGCTGGCGGAAATATCCAGCTATTTCGTAATGATACTAAAAATGAAAATAACTGGCTGCAGATTGGAATACAGCCGGAACGTGGTAAAAATATTATCGGAACACGCATTACCATATCTGGACGTGATCTGATCCTTACTCGTGAAATCCAGGGTGGTAAAGGTACCACGAATCAACATTCCTTAATCCAGCACTTTGGCTTGGGTAACCGGAAATCTGGTTTAACTCTCACAGTAGAATTCCCCTCAGGAAGGATCATGGAGACTATTATTAAAGATATTAACTGCCGATATACTATTAAAGAGGGTAAATGA
- a CDS encoding NUDIX hydrolase, protein MKYKIKSKKLLIDEYFKVEKVNVEFDQHYSDQQVEVQRFNLIRGYAVAPLIYHREKKAFIMVRQFRYSTAEAGHPWLMEIPAGLVEKDEDPMVAVKRETIEETGYKVDQFEEISRFFVAPGCTDEQIILYYAEVTESDRISAGGGVPEENEDIKLIFMPVEDIRSSIDQGKILDAKAIIAFYWFLQHKM, encoded by the coding sequence ATGAAGTATAAAATAAAAAGCAAAAAACTATTAATTGATGAGTATTTTAAAGTAGAGAAAGTAAATGTTGAATTTGATCAGCATTACTCTGATCAACAGGTAGAAGTGCAAAGATTTAACCTGATCAGAGGTTATGCTGTTGCTCCTCTTATATATCATCGTGAAAAAAAAGCATTTATTATGGTGAGACAGTTTCGCTATTCAACCGCAGAAGCCGGTCATCCCTGGCTGATGGAAATCCCTGCAGGTCTGGTGGAAAAGGACGAAGACCCAATGGTAGCAGTCAAGCGAGAAACCATTGAGGAAACGGGTTATAAAGTAGATCAATTTGAAGAGATCTCCCGCTTCTTTGTAGCTCCCGGCTGCACTGATGAACAGATCATATTATATTACGCAGAAGTTACTGAATCAGATAGAATTTCAGCAGGTGGTGGCGTTCCTGAAGAGAATGAGGACATTAAACTTATTTTCATGCCTGTAGAAGATATCCGGTCATCTATTGATCAGGGTAAAATCCTGGATGCCAAAGCTATTATCGCCTTCTACTGGTTTCTGCAACATAAAATGTAA
- a CDS encoding MFS transporter: MKLTQQERYAFTMILLAVFFRGFVSASYQFQEIVAKKALNAADWQVTLLVMIWPLSNLLSIWWGKLMERSASISRYYYIMGFCGRLVLIFMFWVHNWWSYLLIMLIFFGFNSMQSPAQSTLYRYGFGLKNRGRLFGIAASVENAVVVVFAWLAGYLLDINEDWFRHIFALIGIFGLLSSLFFAQTKITKQVPANLKPINLNEFLLGPIRRSIEVLKDNPLFRRFEINYFIYGLAFMMILPVIPKFMVDAVGMNYSQMFISKSVIAKLGILFLAPLAGKLSDLINPGKFAGISYFALALYPLALFVTSFYTSWIYAPYLVMFAFLFNGIAMAGIYVSWNIGSIYFAGPEEAPMFQSVHVTLTGVRAIFGPLIGFIVMKVFNYQAVFILAAFTFVTAAVFSLKLGRVIDSLSLANPQED, from the coding sequence ATGAAATTAACGCAACAGGAGCGTTATGCTTTCACAATGATCCTGCTCGCTGTTTTCTTTCGTGGGTTTGTGAGTGCTTCCTACCAGTTTCAGGAGATTGTAGCAAAAAAAGCTCTTAATGCTGCTGACTGGCAGGTTACTTTGCTGGTGATGATCTGGCCACTTTCCAATCTGCTCTCTATCTGGTGGGGGAAGCTGATGGAACGCTCAGCAAGTATCTCTCGATATTATTATATTATGGGATTCTGCGGCAGACTGGTTCTCATTTTTATGTTCTGGGTGCATAACTGGTGGAGCTACCTTTTGATCATGCTGATATTTTTTGGTTTCAATTCCATGCAAAGTCCAGCTCAAAGTACACTCTACCGTTATGGATTTGGACTGAAAAATCGAGGCAGGCTTTTTGGCATTGCTGCCAGCGTTGAGAATGCTGTTGTGGTAGTTTTCGCCTGGCTGGCGGGTTATCTTCTGGATATTAATGAAGACTGGTTTCGGCATATTTTTGCTCTTATTGGTATTTTTGGCTTACTCTCATCTCTGTTCTTTGCTCAGACTAAGATCACCAAACAGGTTCCTGCTAATCTAAAACCAATTAATTTAAATGAATTCCTCTTAGGTCCCATTCGCCGCAGCATCGAAGTACTAAAAGATAATCCTCTTTTCCGACGTTTTGAGATCAATTATTTTATTTATGGGCTTGCCTTTATGATGATATTGCCGGTTATCCCCAAATTTATGGTTGATGCTGTGGGCATGAATTATTCGCAGATGTTCATTTCTAAAAGTGTGATCGCCAAGTTAGGAATTCTCTTTCTGGCACCACTTGCCGGTAAGCTTTCTGATCTGATCAATCCCGGTAAATTTGCCGGTATTTCTTATTTTGCTCTGGCACTATATCCTCTGGCACTTTTCGTTACCAGTTTTTATACTTCCTGGATATATGCACCATATCTGGTAATGTTTGCTTTTCTCTTCAATGGAATTGCCATGGCAGGTATTTATGTATCATGGAATATTGGTTCCATCTATTTTGCAGGTCCCGAGGAAGCACCCATGTTCCAGAGTGTTCATGTTACTCTCACAGGAGTAAGGGCGATCTTTGGACCTCTTATAGGCTTCATTGTTATGAAAGTTTTCAACTATCAGGCAGTATTCATACTCGCAGCCTTCACCTTCGTCACGGCAGCTGTTTTTAGTCTAAAACTCGGAAGAGTTATAGACTCACTTTCCCTCGCCAACCCTCAGGAAGATTAA
- a CDS encoding T9SS type A sorting domain-containing protein, translating to MKLYILIIVLFVSSLLFAQIRWVEDCQLTESRYEFWRDSVNGTEVSYYCWAEECDTGYQIKVQGVDINQEYVWSEPVIQNAGPEFPDEAILTLDNADNIYLYWYDNAHPDSLISKYVQKISNTGELMWGDAGQQIDLDSYNNVDILSDNAGGLYIQLHSKFWHIDETGTIIADWEDGLELGQHMGFASVVTDSGSLAILKKVDDVELPGRYFQIVDGDGIELYPGDGLYCGEYSYGYADLFGIDDEFMLAWVNNDTIFCNKLLSNGEFLYSEPQILGEAGDGEHYYDILNQGEYYYLCLNNDDQNTIRVDKYDDTWQLSATGSELTYIYNMRYVQVKPDGNILLLVLDPEYLENLILVEYNESGELISPEIGWLEIMNNYQNYSIRGDQQGNCYIIDTVLDENDQEGFSVQILNNDSELVFADNGLLFCQNKYIYPMESQIILLENKTAIFWIEATNYSSRIMIQYVDDEGNTLLPDDGLQLLYNNDYQSYFEYIYGDEVSIMVKETGRAGWLDDEYTHFHNIKLDEEPWLEWGETGLNWEGAEISGDLHALRHNEDSILFYWQNRHEQTRAQLIEDGEFMLPEDYSLGIDYGTILSITDNYCTYSHGSDILLTRWDDDFEPVWDTPVWLTGVGYYDGASYEYIQGENLVKYWVSYEGSQMQEYSWRIKKQIISSDGEKLLGVYAPMMLDNGDVKIRDFFQVEEPEQIGVVCGNEYELLLKYMSMSGELISDEYITFDELEGRAFTDIYTQQSMLFIKTQFNEDRSTMSGICVYDLEGNSIDGLPGAEFGIPSEYFFDLRSDDNGIYYCWRTLHLQEEYYIQDGGYDAYAQMINLPNNGNTNEQLPSVNSGLIIYPNPFNPEVNICWQLTEINDESSLSIFNIKGQKVREYNVNTKAGQITWDGKDASQQQCASGIYLLRLQSGKEKQVAKILMMK from the coding sequence ATGAAACTATATATCTTAATTATCGTGTTATTTGTAAGCTCATTATTATTTGCCCAGATTAGATGGGTTGAAGATTGTCAATTAACTGAAAGTCGTTATGAATTCTGGCGTGACAGCGTGAATGGAACTGAGGTAAGTTATTATTGCTGGGCAGAGGAATGTGATACTGGCTATCAAATCAAAGTTCAAGGAGTAGATATCAATCAGGAATACGTCTGGTCTGAGCCGGTTATACAAAATGCTGGACCAGAATTTCCAGATGAAGCCATACTCACTTTGGATAATGCAGACAATATCTATCTCTACTGGTATGATAATGCCCATCCTGACAGTTTGATCAGTAAATATGTGCAGAAGATATCAAACACAGGAGAACTAATGTGGGGAGATGCTGGTCAACAAATAGATCTTGACTCATATAATAATGTAGATATCCTCAGTGATAATGCAGGCGGATTATATATTCAGCTACATTCAAAATTCTGGCATATTGATGAGACAGGAACAATAATTGCAGACTGGGAAGATGGTCTTGAACTGGGTCAACACATGGGGTTTGCCAGTGTAGTAACCGACAGTGGTAGTCTGGCAATATTAAAAAAAGTAGATGATGTTGAGCTACCGGGCAGATATTTTCAAATAGTAGATGGAGATGGAATTGAACTTTATCCAGGAGATGGACTGTATTGTGGAGAATATTCATACGGTTATGCTGATCTTTTCGGAATAGACGATGAATTTATGTTAGCCTGGGTAAACAACGATACGATATTCTGCAATAAATTATTAAGTAATGGAGAATTTCTTTATTCCGAGCCACAGATACTGGGAGAAGCCGGAGATGGAGAACATTACTACGATATACTGAATCAGGGGGAATACTATTATTTATGCCTTAATAATGACGATCAGAATACAATCCGAGTGGACAAATATGATGATACCTGGCAATTATCAGCGACCGGCAGTGAATTGACTTACATTTATAATATGCGATATGTGCAGGTAAAACCAGATGGCAATATTCTACTTCTGGTACTTGATCCGGAATATCTGGAAAATCTGATCTTAGTTGAATATAATGAATCAGGAGAGCTGATAAGTCCTGAAATTGGTTGGCTGGAAATAATGAATAATTATCAAAATTATAGTATCAGAGGAGATCAGCAGGGGAACTGCTATATAATCGACACCGTACTGGATGAGAATGATCAGGAAGGATTTTCTGTGCAGATATTAAATAATGATAGTGAATTGGTCTTTGCTGATAATGGATTATTGTTCTGTCAAAATAAGTATATCTATCCTATGGAAAGCCAGATAATTCTTTTAGAAAATAAAACAGCGATCTTCTGGATAGAAGCCACAAATTATTCTTCCCGGATAATGATCCAGTATGTAGATGATGAGGGAAACACATTATTACCTGATGATGGGTTGCAATTGCTATATAATAATGATTATCAGTCCTATTTTGAATATATTTATGGGGATGAAGTAAGCATAATGGTTAAAGAAACCGGAAGGGCTGGCTGGCTTGATGATGAATACACGCATTTTCATAATATCAAACTTGATGAAGAACCCTGGTTGGAGTGGGGAGAAACCGGACTCAACTGGGAAGGAGCAGAAATTTCAGGAGATTTGCACGCGTTAAGGCATAATGAAGACAGTATCCTTTTTTACTGGCAAAATCGTCATGAACAAACCAGGGCTCAATTGATAGAAGATGGAGAATTTATGCTGCCAGAGGATTATTCATTAGGAATTGATTATGGCACAATACTATCAATAACCGATAATTATTGTACATATAGTCATGGAAGTGATATCCTGCTTACCCGTTGGGATGATGATTTTGAGCCGGTGTGGGATACCCCCGTCTGGCTTACAGGTGTGGGTTATTATGATGGAGCTTCCTATGAATATATACAGGGTGAAAACCTGGTGAAATACTGGGTGAGCTATGAAGGCAGCCAGATGCAGGAATATAGCTGGAGAATAAAAAAGCAGATCATCAGCAGTGATGGTGAAAAACTTCTGGGTGTTTATGCTCCTATGATGCTTGATAATGGAGATGTTAAGATCAGGGATTTTTTCCAGGTAGAAGAACCTGAGCAGATCGGTGTAGTTTGCGGGAATGAATATGAATTACTTTTGAAATACATGTCAATGTCTGGTGAACTTATCAGTGATGAATATATTACTTTTGATGAACTTGAAGGTAGAGCGTTTACGGATATTTATACTCAGCAATCAATGTTGTTTATTAAAACTCAGTTCAATGAAGACCGCTCTACTATGTCAGGAATATGTGTATATGATTTAGAAGGTAATAGCATTGATGGCTTGCCAGGGGCTGAATTTGGGATTCCCTCAGAATACTTTTTTGACCTGCGCAGTGATGATAACGGGATTTATTATTGCTGGAGAACCCTGCATCTGCAGGAGGAATATTATATCCAAGATGGTGGCTATGACGCCTATGCTCAGATGATCAACTTACCAAACAATGGGAACACTAATGAACAATTGCCGTCAGTAAACTCAGGACTGATAATCTACCCTAATCCCTTTAACCCTGAAGTGAATATCTGTTGGCAGCTTACTGAGATAAATGATGAGAGCAGCCTCAGTATCTTTAATATAAAAGGTCAGAAAGTACGGGAATATAATGTAAACACTAAAGCCGGTCAGATAACCTGGGATGGTAAAGATGCAAGCCAGCAGCAATGCGCCAGTGGAATATATCTGCTGAGATTGCAGAGTGGCAAAGAGAAACAGGTAGCTAAAATCCTGATGATGAAATAA